Proteins encoded by one window of Macaca fascicularis isolate 582-1 chromosome 10, T2T-MFA8v1.1:
- the CENPM gene encoding centromere protein M isoform X6, which produces MEIPRGRKNSKCMGRVWDLSGVLKVEGFRATMAQRLVRMLQICAGHVPGVSALNLLSLLRSSEGPSLEDL; this is translated from the exons ATGGAGATACCTCGTGGCAGGAAGAACAGCAAGTGCATGGGTCGAGTGTGGGACTTGTCTGGTGTGCTCAAG GTGGAAGGCTTTCGGGCCACCATGGCGCAGCGCCTGGTGCGCATGCTGCAGATCTGCGCTGGCCACGTGCCCGGTGTCTCAGCTCTGAACCTGCTGTCCCTGCTGAGAAGCTCTGAGGGCCCCTCCCTGGAGGACCTGTGA